A window of Gorilla gorilla gorilla isolate KB3781 chromosome 5, NHGRI_mGorGor1-v2.1_pri, whole genome shotgun sequence genomic DNA:
ATCTTTCCAGCTCACTTACTCTGGTTACTCCATTCCAGTAAGTCTTTGACCCCTGACCTTAACACAGTAACACTATGCAATACCCAACACGTGTCCTCAATTTCCTTCTTACTTGACTCAGATTTCATGATCCAGCTCCTCAGCCAGGCCCGTTCACAGACCTGGAACTCCCTGGTCCTACCTCTCCCCTCTATCTCACTCACCTGGCAAAATCCCAACCCTGTAAAATCCAGCTCTGCCCATTCAGCACTGCTCCTGGGCAGCTGACTGTGGCTAAGAAAAGATGTACCACTGTGCTCACTCTTTACAACACATGCAAGTATctaggaggaagggagggaaggagggagaaaaaagtTCTCCTTTGACGACCACCACCAGACCTAGTTCTCTGTCCGCTTTGCAGGAAAACTCCTTAAAAGACTTACCTACTTTTTTCACCATTTCTTCCTGCTATCTTCTTTGTAACTGTAAACTACAACATACCAAAAAATGCACAGAACATACATGTGCAGCCTGATGAACCCCATACCACCCAATGTGTGACAACATGTTCCATCtgtccttgttttttttgtttttgtttttgagacagagtctcactccctcacccaggctggagtgcagtggtgcgatgttggctcactacaacctcatcctcccaggttcaagcgattctcgtgcctcaacctcctgagtagctgagaccacaggcatgtggctccacacctggctaactttttgtatttttagtagagatagggttttgccatgttggccaggctggtctcaaactcctgacctcaagtaatgcgcctgcctcagcctcccaaagtgttaggattacaggcatgagccaccataccggCCGCCACTCATCCTTCTTGATCATAATCCTCTCCCTCTATACATGCAAGCTTTATCCTTTTAAGGAAATCTACTCCTTACATTTCTCTTTAGTTTATGACCTGTGTATCTCTCAACAATGCAGCTTAATTTTGCAGCTTTCAAACTTGATAGAACTGAAATTGTGCAGTATGGATGCTATTGGGTCAGACTCCTTTCACACAATGCTATGTGAAGTTGTTGCACCTTCTCTTATGGGCCTACTCCAGTTTGGCTTTCTCCACCCCACTGAAACCACGGATCTTCACATTGCCAAGCCCGCTGAGCAGGTCTCTGTTCTCTCATTTGGCCTGTCAGCAACAGTTGACACAGCTgatccctcctttcctcttcaaACACCTTCTTCATTTGACTTCTGGGACGCTCCCTTGGTTTTCCTCCTTCTCACTGTCCTTTGCCCAACTAAATGCTGGCTTGTCCTAAGGCTCAGTCCTTGACCTCCTCTTCTCCAactatttcctttctctcctaCATCTCATCCAAttccatggctttttttttttttttttgacgaagtcttgctctgtcacccaggctggagtgcagtggtatgatcttggctcaccgtaacctccacctccaggattcaagcaattctcctgcctcaccctcctgagtatctgggactacaggcacgcaccaccacacacggctaattttctgtattttttggtagagacagggtttcaccatgttggccaggctggtctcaaactcctggcctcaagtgatccacctgcctcagcctcccaaagggctgggattataggcatgagccactgtgcccagcctaatccCGTGGCTTTAAATACCACTTATATCCATCAATGGTTCCCCAAATTTAAATCTTTCCCAAATTCAAATTTCCGTCCTCTTCTCTCCCCTAAGCTGCTGACTACTTACCCACTGCCTATTCAACATCTCCACTAGGgatatttaaaaagaatctgaaatttcatttctgattcccctctcctccccaaaGCCTTCAAATCTGCTTCTCCCCCAGTCTTCCCATCTCAGTATTTCCAGTTGCTCAAGACAAAAACCTGGAAGTCCTTCTTTATCCTCACTTTCCTTCATGTGCCAACTGCAAGCCATCAGCGATCTCATtttctctaccttcaaaatatatcatgCTTCCGGCCCTGTCTCACCACCTCCAGCTCCAGCATCCTACTCTAAGCAACTCTTATTTCTCTCCTAGATTACTGAAATAGCCTCAACTGCTCTCTCTGCTCCCTTTCTTGCCCACCCCCCATCATTTATTCTCTACTCAGGAGGTAAACTTATAAGAAACAAAATCAGATCCTATCATTCCCCTGTTCAAAACCTACCCTTGGCTTCTCATGAGacttggaataaaatccaaaatggCTGTCACAGCCTCAGGGCTCTACATGATGTGGGCCCTGGTGATCTTGCTGACCTCATCCCCAGTACTTCATCCTGGCTCCCATACTCCAATCCCCTGGGCACTCTTGCTGGTCCTAGAATCTCCAAGCCCATTCCCTCCTCAAGACCCTTTCCCCACAGTTCTGAATGgctcacttcatctcatcatcCAGTTCTCTCCTCAGGGAGGTTTTCCCTGAGCACCTCTCCTCTCAGTCACTCTCTATCCCCTTTCATTGCTTTATTGCCTTCACTGCCCCTACATGATTTCGGATCACAAAATCTATTTACTCACAAGAAAATAAGCTCCATGAATCTACAGACCTTTTTGCCATTTCCACAGCAGTATGTCCCATCCCTAGAATATCTGGCACCTGGTTAAGTGTtcagtacatatttgttgaatgggtaAATGAATGAGAGCTGGAGGGAAATCCAAACTCAGGGGTGCCTGTGCCACAGCAAACACTCTCCCTCTCACACCACCTGGAATAGAGATCAGCTAGAGCAGAGGCTGCTAAGAGAGGGAACAGAGGCTCCTTGTGACAGGGAGACTAGGATCAGAAGTCAGGGAAGGGACAGCCGGGTGAAATGACTGGAAAGAGGAGCAATCACTCAGCAGTAAGGCAGGTTCTTCCAAAGACAAAAAGGACACTGAGAGATAAGTCAGGGCACTTCCAAGGAGCCCAACTACCTACTCCACACTCCCAAATTTATTCTGGGTTGGGCCCTTTTTGGTTCCAATATCACCTCAGATACCACAACTTGTCCAAGGTCTCTTCTTACCTCTCCCACCCTAAATGAAGACGGGCCCTGGGTCCTAATCATACATTCCTTTTTCCTCCACTGTGAGCTGAGACAAAGCCCTTAAGAGGAGATTCTCCTTGGCAACAAACTTAAAGGGTTAAAACCTAGAAGGATACTAATTCTTGCTGAGCTCCTACTATGATTTGATGATCACTGTACTACAGACTAATTACTACAATTCAAACGGTTTATATAAAccacttaaaacagtgcctgttACATAGTAAGCACCATATAAATACTgagttttaataataataattgttattattgttatcacTATTTGTCAGGCATTCTTACACTCTCTTAACACTATTCCCATCATTCCtcacattcattctttttttttaaagacagggtctctgtcagccaggctggagtgcagcggcacaatcatagctcactgcagccttgaactcttgggctcaagtgatcctcctgcctcagcctctgaagtagctgagactacaggcacataccaccacacttggctatttttctttatcttttgtaaagatggggtttcactatgttgcccagactagtcttgagctcctggtctcaagcaatcctcccacctcagcctcccaaagcgctgggactataggcatgagccctcaCACATGGCCGTCATCCATTCTTTTACTCAGGTATCaatgtccttatttttaaaatcaaagtaaCTAAGACTCAGAGTAGCAAAATCACTTACTCAAGACCTCACAGCTGAGAAGAGGTGGAATTTAACTCAGGCTGTCATGATCCTTCCACTGCAGCAGATGCCTCTTCTGCCTTGCCCACCGCCACTGGCAGAGATCACCCCTCAGATACCCTGGGGCCTAATGAGACCTGATCGCCCTCTCTCTTCTCCGAATATGAAAACTCTGTACCTCCTTGGAGGCCACCACGCACAAGCTGCCACTTCCTTACCCACACAGCCGATGGTCACCACCCCATCCTTGTAGCGCTCTCGGGTTGGGCCAGTTGGTTCCATTGCTGAATCAGTCTGCTGCTCCACCAGGACTGCTGGGccatcctcctcttcctcctcctccccagagcCATTACCCCAGGTGGCCCCAGCCACATCCCGAGCAATCTTCTCCCGCCAGCTGCTCAAGTCCACTGCTCAAAGAAGGAGAAGATTAAAGAGGTTCTCCCCAGGGCTGCTGTGCATGATGGCACATACTGTGCCCTGCACAGATTATGTAACTGGCACCCTCTGGAGTTGTACAGTGCCAACCTAAACAAGAGCAGGTCAGAGAATCTCCCAAAAGTCATTTGACCCCACCCTCCCTGGAATCACGCATGTTTCTCTGAGCTTCTAAAAAGTACTGGGAAGGCTAAAGGCAGCAAGCCACTGAGGCTCCTGACTACCTGCTGCCTCTCGTCCCACCAAGTCAGTCTGCTCCTTATTCTGTCCCTTCCCCTGGCCTCTTGCACATATCCACCATAGAGGGTTGGCTTCAGGAAAGGTGAGCAAAATGATTCTGCATCTTTGGTCTCCCCCATGTCCTCCTACAGCCCTCCTCTAAGGGCCACATACCTTTCCCCACAGTGATGGCTTCACAGGCTCTCAGCAACTGCTCTGGCCCCAGAGCCCGAGTCCATCCTCTCCCCCGCCTCCGACTCTTCTTCAAGACTGAGATCAGAGGGCACAAAAGGATTGGCACATGGGCTTAGGCCTCTCATCTCTCCCACCACCCTTAGGCCCAAGACCAGGTGCCCCCTTGTCAATAAGCCTCTCTGTTCTCCCCTTTGTCCCCTGCCAACTGACCTCTCCCAAGTTGCCCTCTCTCATTGCCCACTCACCACTACTAGGGTCCTGTGGGGTGCGGGGGTCCCGAGGAAAAGAGGTGAAAAGGACGACGTGGAGCTGGGGATAGTGTTGATGGAAATAATGCTTCCAGGCAACCACAAGAGCTGGCGGGGCCAGATCCACCTTGTTCAAAACCAGCACCAGGGCCAGCCCAAGTTCTCCAGTCACATACTCATAAAGTGCTGGTGGGAAATTCACAACCTAGGACAGAGTTGATAAGAGGATGGAGCAGTGAAAGTCAACCCAGAGTTCTCTGCCTCCAGCTCCCTACTCAGCAGGTGTAGCTCAGAGACAAGGCCCTGGTGGTAGCAGACTCTGGGCTAAAAACTATAAACCagacaaactgaaaaacaaagacaaaacaggGGTTAGTAATACTTCTGAGTCTCAGAGGGCTTCCTATAGGTCATGATTAGAGATGGAAATGAACCCAAAACAAGACAAGGAAACAGCATCACTCAGCACACTGAGGTAAAGGCTGGGATCGGAAACAGGGATGGGGGTTAGGGTAGAAATTAgtctgcttttttgtgtgtgcacaACTATATAAGTGTGTACACgtgcatatatgcatgcatgcaagtacatgcacatgtgtgcatgtttgtgtgttaaTGTGACTGTGAACATGTGTGCAAACATGCCTGTGTATATTGATGTGCACATGATGTacgtgtgagtatgtgtgtgtacatattatTAAGGACCTCCAACCTAAATGGTCCTCACAGACCTCCCTTTCTCCCACTGGAGGACAAGAGTGAAGTTGCAGAGCTAGGATTCACACAGGGCAGTCCAGCAGCAGTCTACAGCCTTAACTACTACTCTAGCATTCCAGGTGGGTTCTGTAGCAACTGATGTGGCAGTGCTAGAGAAATGAGATAAGGAAGAAAGGGCATCTTTGGGCTGGGCAGGAGGAAGTCCCCAGCTGCATTCATAGAATCCCTGGAGCTCCAACAGTTGGATTTTCTATTGGTCTGTGATGAGCTAAAGGACAGGACATGGCTGTTTTGAAGAGAAGAGTGAGCTGGCCAAGGGAGGAATGACAGGctataagagaataaaaaactGAGTTCCTAACTGCGGACATCAGCACTAGGTAGAGATTAGAAAGACAGGAAGATAGATACCTCTCTGTCTCCCAACTCTTGCCTCTGACCTTTGCCCCTGAAAaacctttctccctcctccttgcCCACCCTTATCCCTAGTACTCACTGGATGTCGGATATCAGTGATAAGCAGGACGATGTCAGACATCTCTAACACCCGCCACAGCTGCCTCCATGTCTAAAAAGACAGGATCAGGAAGAGAAACTGAAAACAGAGTCCCTCTCCAGCCTGATCCCAAACCAATTTGACCATAGGTCACTATGCCCCACTCCTGTCCCTAGAGTACACTGTCACCTCCAGATTGTGCTCAAAGTAGCTGAGTTTCTCAGAGGAGTAAGCCCCATGAATCTTCCCAAGATAGTCTTGGAAGCTCCGTTCCTCTTGGCTCATTAGTTGCTCCTTGGACATCTCATAGCTCCAAGGAGGACGTCGAGGAAAGTCCAGAACTGGGAATTCAGGAAAAAGTCCAAGTGTGAGGAAATCTTCAGGATTCAAGAGTATATCCCAGACCCCTCCTTCCTCACAGTCGGCTCTTACCTTTCCAAACTCCTTCCTCAGCCCAATGCCTGTCTTGCTCTCACTCACCTGAGCCAGGCTGATAGACCTCCCGGATGTCCAGCTCCAACACCTCAGCACTGACCGGCTGTAGAACTTGCTCCCGGGctgctctctttctcctctctaccTCCTCCCTGCTGTCTCTCTCAAAATGCAGTCGGTATCTAAGGGAACAGGGACCGAGACATCCAGAGCAATCCTGTGGCCACAAACTCCTATTTTCTCCCCTCTTGTACAATCAACTTCGCAAACCATTCTCTCCAGAGTCGTTCAAGTCTCCTCTCTCAAGTCAGACTTCCCCCAAGTCCTTCTTTCAGGCAATATTCAGCCTTCTCCTTCTAAAAGCCCAACTCTCTCCAGCCCCTCTGGAAAGGAAGATTGTGGCTCGCTGTGGGGAGCCGAGTGGCTAGCGGAGAACTGTGGCATCCCAGGCCCACCGTCTTCACCAGTAGCAGCCCGCTTTCCCCCAAAGCTCTGACTTCCGGGTAGGCGGGAAAGCCGGGACCAGcgccccctcccaccctcaccgATTTGGGTCGTAGCCTCGTGGACCCAGCCCCTGAGAAGGCTGCTGGTTAAGCCTGCGGATATGATGGGTCACAGACTCCCCGTCCGAGGTGTCGGTCTGTTCCTCTCGCCGCTCCCGGCTCCCGCTGCGGCTGTTGGAACTGGAGCGCAGCCCATCTTGAAGCCCTGCGGGGAGGGGCCGGTGACGCCAGTGCTGGCCAGCTCTCAGGGGCCATAAGACCCTCTCCCCCATCGGCCTGACTCCCTTTCATCCCACTCAACTTCTTCCGATGTTCAGTCCTCCCAGACACCCTATTCGGGACCCTCCCGGATGTGCGTGGGGGGAGTCACTCCTCCAGGGAGCAGTGGGGACGGCGCCCCGTGCTAGCTGGAGGGATTCCCCTCCCCCAACTCTCCATCCTTCCCCACCCCTTCCAGATGTAGGAGGGGGTGGGGGATCCCCTCCGCGATAGGCCGCGAGGGTTGACGCGATCCCACGACCCCCTCCCACGATCCCCAGAGGTGCAGCGGGCACACCCCTCCTTCCAGATGTGCGGAAGCCCGAGCCCCGCCCCCTCCTCCCGCTCCCGCACTGACCTCTCTTCCGCTCCCGTTTGTCCTGCAACTGCTTCTTCTTCTGCTTCACGCTGAATGGCTTCTTCCTCGGCATTGCCCGGACCAGTCACCTGGCCCGCCCTCCGCCGAGCTCCCGCCGCCTCAACTGACTGCCCCCCGGGGCAGCCCCCGCCGCAGGGGCCCGGGACCCTAGAGGAGGCGGGGCTAGCAGGTGACGTCAGCGGGCGGGCCCGACAGAATTACCGCCGCGGCGGCGATGGAAGGCGGACGGGGGAGATATAGTCACTTCCCTCCAGGAGCGAGGCGAGAGGATGATGCGGGGTGGGCTACTGGCACGTGAGAGCCAGTGGCACCGAGAGGGCGCCCCGGCGGCGAGGAAGGAGGCGCGCGTGGGAGGACCAGGCTAACTCCGTCACGGACGCTACCAACTCGCGTTCGGAGGAGGGGGGGCGCGTGTCATCACTACCTTGCGCTCCCGGGAGAAGCTACCACTCACCTGGAGGGGGCGGCGGAGCGGAGGGCGGGGCCTACTACCTAGGGGAGAGGGGGCGTGGACACGCTGAGGCTATACTACCAAGCCCCGGGCTTGACCTTAGTGGAAAGCCGAGACTGTGCGTCCAGGTTGCTGGACTACACCCGGGGCACGGTCAGAGGTCTTTAGGGGAGGGCGGCGGTCTGAGAGTCCTGGGTGCCGACCTGTTGGGACCCAAATTCCTTGTGGGAACGATGATAAGGAGCAGGTTTACAGATCATAAGTGCAAAAGCGGGCGAGAAGGGAAACCCAAGCGGGACACGGACTTTTGGGGGGAGGTCAAAGGGCACGAAGTTGTGCCTGCAGCTGTTACCATAGTAACCGAGGACCGGATGTGGCGATCTTACGGTGCGACAGTCCTCAGGCCCTCTGGCCCGAGAGCCTGTTGACTCTGTGACACACTCTGACGAGCTGGTTGTGGTGTTTTCCAGCGAGGGAAGAAGAGAGTAATTTTTTCAAAGCATTTATAGAAACGCAGCAAAGGGAAGGTGTGAGGTTGCCGCCATGCCTGGCAGAGACGGAGGGAGGCAGTTTGCTCCGGAATGCGGCCGCCGCAGATGTTCTCCGCAACCTTCCGGAAGTGGAATGGCGGGAGCCTCAGCATTGCTGCCCACCGACCCCCCGGAAGCGGAAACAGAATCCCCGCGTGCCCCTTCCTCACTACCCTCCAAATCCCGCTGCAGCCATTGCCGCAGACACGATGCCGAAACGAAAGAAGCAGAATCAGCACCAGCCACCGACACAGCAGCAGCCCCCACTGCCCGAGCGGGAAGAGACTGGAGATGAGGAGGATGGGAGTCCCATCGGTGAGGGGTCTGGGAGGGATGTGCACATGCCTGTCAAGCCCGTCCGGGCAAGGGGCTAGGGGCTAATAAGGTGCGAAGGAGGGGGCTGTAACGGAAGGAGGAAGGGCGCACGCGCTGGGGAGGGATGGAAGTGGGGCTGTCCCAAATGGAGCCTTGAACCAGGAGTTCTCTTACTGGAACCATCAACCTCAATACGGCCCCAGACCTTTCTGGAGAAGGCGGGGGTGGAGAGAATAAAGAGCTCTTTTGCGCAGCCGCAGAACAGTAGGGGAAAGGGGTAGTAGAGATGTTGCAGATTGCGATGACTGGGATGACAGTTTGTATCCAGACTTTGACTGAAAAGGTACAGGTGCAGCTTTCTCTAAACTAGTCCTCTGGCCAGCAGTTAAGGTGAGGGATTGGTTCATGTCTggagacacttaggttgttttggATAGCGACGGTACGGTGAAGAAAAAAAGTTGTCAGTATCTTTTCCTGCATTATCCCCTTTGATTGAATATCTACTTTTTGCAAACCCTGAAACAGCTTTGCAGAAAAAAGGGCAGATAGATGGGGTGAGAACTCCTAAGACTGCTGAAAATATACCTGACTTTACTGGTTGAATTAAGAAATAAGTAATACAAGAAAAACACCTAAGAACAGAATCATCAGTCCTTTAATCCATTCTGATGACCATATTTTCATGTCTGCTCTTAGGACCACCCAGCCTTCTGGGCCCTCCCCCCATGGCCAATGGAAAACCTGGCGACCCTAAGTCAGGTGAGGAGGAAGGGGCCCTGATCCTTGTATTAGGTCGTAGAGAAGACAGCAAGGGAGGGGATAAAACCCAGGAaggacttaaaaataaaagatcaggGATTCCATCCCTAAATGAATGGAGAGAAGTTGTATATTTGCTGATTTAAAAACTCAATGTTGTAAAAATGTCACTTCTTCCCAAATTGATAAATAGATTTCATGCATTCCAAGTCAGAACACCCATAATGTTTTTGTGGAAATACACATTATtatagggaaatgcaaaatatcAAGGTGACTGTCAAGACAATCTTGAAGTGGGAGGGCTTACTATGAATATCAAGATttgtaagctgggcatggtggcacatgcctgtagtcccagttactcaggaggctgaggtgcgaggatcctttgagcccaggagtttttgaggccaccctgggcaacatagtgagatcctgtctctaaatacaagaagaaaaaaagacttactataaagctacaatagTTACAACgatgcagtttggaaacaatgatAGACATAAGTCAACAGGACTTATGTCCCGAAGAGTCCAATAACAGGCCCATACATGTGTGGACACTTCATTTATGATGAAGATGGAACTGAAAAGttggtcttttcaataaatgatattggATCAATTGGATATTCAtgtgaaaaaaatggaatttcaCCTTGCACTCATAATCATATACAAAGATCTATTTCAAATGGACTGTAGATCTAAGTATAAAAGGTAAGAGAATAATTATTCTAgaaagtaaatgtattttctaagaGTAGCTAAGAGTTCTTAAACAGACAAATGCACGTATACACACTAACCATAAAGGAAAGATTGATAAATTGAACTCcgttagaaaatataaatttgcggctgggtacagtggctcacgcctgtaatcccagcactttgggaggccgaggcgggcgaatcacgaggtcagcagttcaagaccagcctgaccaacatggtgaaacccctgtctctactaaaaatacaaaaattagccgggcatggtggtgtgtgcctgtaatcccagctactcaggaggctgagacaggagaatcgcttgaacctggaaggcggaggttgcagtgagctgagattgcaccactgcactccagcctgggcaacagagtgagactgtctcaaaaaaaagaaaaaacaaaatacaaacttGCCAAATAATACCATTAAGAAATTAACAGGAAGCCATACAatagaagatatttgcaataaatataacaaataaagatcctgtatctataatatataaagaactcttccaGACAAGCCATTtgaaaaattgacaaaaacacAGGACACCTTATTAAAATGGAGATCTAAATGAACTAAAGGTCTAAATGAACAAGTACTCAATATCATTAATTGTCAAGTAAATGCAAGATAAAAATATACCACTTTGAAATTAGAACTCTTGTGTACTGCTGCTGGGATTATAAAATGGTGAAACTACTATAGAAAACAATATGAAGAGGTTCctcttaattaaaaatagaactaccagatgacaaaaaaattaaaaatagcattaCCTCAGAACTCCTGCTTCCAGgtatatatcaaaaaaaaaaaatggaaagcaggGTCTTGAGATATTTGCAgactcatgttcatagcagcagtattcacaataacaaagaagtggaagcaacccacatgtccactgatggaaggataaataaaatgtggtgtgtacatacagtggaatattattcagccttatgaAGGAAGAAAGTGCTgtcacatactacaacatggatgaactttgaggactTTATGTTAAGTAAAGACATAGTGTATTATTCCACTTATCTGAGGTGTCTAAAGTCAAAttcaggggctgggcatggtgcttcacgcatgtaatcccagcactttgggaggccaaggcaggcagatcacttgaggtcaggagttcgagaacagcctggccaacatggcaaaacactgtctctactaaaaatagaaaaattagctgggcatggtggtgcacacctgtaatcccagctactcgggtagctgcggcatgagaattgcttgaacctgggaggcagaggttgcagtgagtcgagatcacgccactgcactccagcgtggatgacagagcaagattatcaaaacaaaaaataaaaataaagtcaaattcAAAGAaacagtagaatgatggttaccagaggctgggggaaggaagctggaggaaggggagttttgtttaatgggtacacagtttcagttttgcaagataaacTTTTggaggtcgggcatggtggctcgtgcctgtaatcccagcactttgggaggccaaggcgggcggatcatgagatcaggaattcaagaccagcctggccaatatggtaaaactccatctctactaaaaatacaaaaattagccaggcgtggtggtgggcgcctgtaatcccagctacttgggaggctgaggcaggagaatcacttgaacccaggaggcagaggttgcagtgagccaagatcgcgccactgcactccagcctgggcgacagagcgagactccatctcaaaaaacaaacaaaaacttggaGATCTGTTTCACATCAATATGAATATAtgtaacactactgaactgtacacttaaaaatagttaagatggtaaattttatgtgttttttaccacaataaaaaccaaacaaaacaaggcatgatgattcatgcctgtaatcccagcactttaggagaccaaggtgggaggatcacttgagcccaagagttcaagaccagcctgggcagtgtggcaagacccaatctctcattaaataaataataataaccaaacaaaaaaaaaccaccacttTTCACACTCACCAtggcaaaatttaaaaacctaacaATTCCAAGTGTTGTCAAGGCTATAGGACAACTGCTGGTGAGAGTGCAAATTGGTATAACCACTGTGAAAAAAAAGTTTGGCATTATGTATGAAACTTGAGCATAACATATACTTTATAAGCCAGTAATACCTCTACTACATATATACTCAACAGAAATGCATACGTATGTGTAACaacatgtataaaaatgtttatagtggCATTTCTCGTTATAGCCCCAAACTGGATACCACCCACATGTCCATCatcagtagaatggataaataaattgttgtGTATGCATGCAATGGGACTACACTGCAacgaaaatgaatgaactactgCTACAGGCaacctggatgaatctcacaaacatgaTGTTGAGCGAAAGGAGCCAGACATAAAAGAATAcagactgtatgattccatttttgtgaagttcaaaaacaggcaaagacTAACCTATGGTGTCAGGATAGTGG
This region includes:
- the GNL1 gene encoding guanine nucleotide-binding protein-like 1 isoform X1, with amino-acid sequence MPRKKPFSVKQKKKQLQDKRERKRGLQDGLRSSSNSRSGSRERREEQTDTSDGESVTHHIRRLNQQPSQGLGPRGYDPNRYRLHFERDSREEVERRKRAAREQVLQPVSAEVLELDIREVYQPGSVLDFPRRPPWSYEMSKEQLMSQEERSFQDYLGKIHGAYSSEKLSYFEHNLETWRQLWRVLEMSDIVLLITDIRHPVVNFPPALYEYVTGELGLALVLVLNKVDLAPPALVVAWKHYFHQHYPQLHVVLFTSFPRDPRTPQDPSSVLKKSRRRGRGWTRALGPEQLLRACEAITVGKVDLSSWREKIARDVAGATWGNGSGEEEEEEDGPAVLVEQQTDSAMEPTGPTRERYKDGVVTIGCVGFPNVGKSSLINGLVGRKVVSVSRTPGHTRYFQTYFLTPSVKLCDCPGLIFPSLLPRQLQVLAGIYPIAQIQEPYTAVGYLASRIPVQALLHLRHPEAEDPSVEHPWCAWDICEAWAEKRGYKTAKAARNDVYRAANSLLRLAVDGRLTLCFHPPGYSEQKGTWESHPETTELVVLQGRVGPAGDEEEEEEEELSSSCEEEGEEDRDADEEGEGDEETPTSAPGSSLAGRNPYALLGEDEC